The following are encoded in a window of Legionella geestiana genomic DNA:
- the recJ gene encoding single-stranded-DNA-specific exonuclease RecJ: MRIKRRARPEVALELPGTPAWLARIYAARGIHSIDALDKSLQALLPFDTLKDIQRACVRLEKALREKQRILVIGDFDADGATSSALAISALRQMGAHSIDFLVPNRFAYGYGLTPGLVGVAVESRPQLLITVDNGIASIEGVQAANAHGIDVLVTDHHLAGETLPEACAIVNPNQPGDSFPSKSIAGVGVIFYVMLALRRHLVDTGYFEASGIRAPNMAQFLDFVALGTVADVVGLDKNNRILVDQGLSRIREGKCRPGIKALAEVSGRAVERLRETDLGFAIAPRLNAAGRLDDMSLGIECLLCEDAERARMLAEELDALNIERRGIEAEMKTQAMDALDRLAARLNQNSAELPPGLALYEPTWHQGVIGILAGRIKERYHRPVIAFANADGSELKGSARSVAGINIRDCLADIDKDNPGLIKKFGGHAMAAGLSIAPEAFVTFREAFVLEVAKHLDVSACEGVVWTDGELEPSLFTLETAQLLQQTGPWGQQFPEPAFDGIFEVLEQRLVGQHHLKFTLAHPLTGEALDAIAFGVDTSVWPNHRATHIEAAFRLDVNVFRNRARLQLIIEAFEVAPAAEVVKRYGVAHASV, from the coding sequence ATACGGATTAAGCGGCGTGCGCGTCCTGAGGTGGCGCTTGAACTGCCTGGCACGCCTGCGTGGCTCGCGCGCATTTATGCCGCACGCGGTATCCATTCAATCGATGCACTTGATAAAAGCCTGCAGGCCCTGTTGCCCTTTGACACACTGAAAGATATCCAGCGTGCCTGTGTGCGCCTTGAAAAAGCCCTGCGCGAAAAACAGCGTATTCTCGTGATTGGCGATTTTGACGCCGATGGCGCGACTTCGAGCGCGCTTGCGATTAGCGCGCTGCGCCAGATGGGGGCGCATTCCATAGACTTCCTTGTGCCTAATCGTTTTGCCTATGGTTACGGCCTGACTCCGGGGCTTGTTGGTGTGGCGGTTGAATCCAGACCGCAACTGCTCATTACCGTTGATAACGGCATTGCAAGCATTGAGGGTGTTCAGGCAGCAAATGCCCACGGAATAGATGTTCTGGTAACCGATCATCACCTTGCCGGAGAAACCCTGCCCGAGGCCTGCGCCATTGTGAACCCGAATCAGCCGGGTGATTCTTTCCCGAGTAAGTCCATAGCCGGTGTCGGGGTGATTTTTTATGTGATGCTTGCTCTCAGGCGGCATCTTGTGGATACAGGATACTTTGAGGCGAGCGGTATTCGTGCGCCGAACATGGCACAGTTTCTCGATTTTGTGGCACTTGGAACGGTAGCCGATGTGGTGGGGCTTGATAAGAACAACCGCATCCTCGTGGACCAGGGGCTTTCGCGTATTCGCGAGGGTAAATGCCGCCCAGGCATCAAAGCGCTTGCCGAAGTCTCGGGGCGCGCTGTCGAGCGACTGCGAGAGACGGACCTGGGTTTTGCCATTGCCCCAAGGCTTAATGCGGCAGGGCGTCTTGATGACATGTCCCTTGGCATCGAGTGCCTGCTTTGTGAAGATGCAGAGCGTGCGCGCATGCTGGCTGAAGAGCTTGATGCGCTTAATATCGAGCGGCGCGGGATTGAAGCCGAGATGAAAACACAGGCGATGGATGCCCTTGACCGACTGGCGGCACGCCTGAATCAAAACAGTGCGGAGCTTCCTCCGGGGCTTGCTCTGTATGAGCCCACCTGGCATCAGGGGGTGATTGGCATTCTCGCCGGGCGCATTAAAGAGCGTTATCACCGCCCGGTTATTGCGTTTGCAAACGCGGATGGTTCTGAATTGAAGGGGTCTGCGCGCTCCGTTGCCGGCATTAATATTCGTGATTGCCTTGCTGACATTGATAAAGATAATCCAGGGCTTATCAAAAAATTTGGCGGACATGCCATGGCCGCTGGTCTCAGCATCGCACCTGAGGCGTTTGTCACTTTTCGTGAGGCGTTTGTCCTTGAGGTGGCAAAGCATCTCGACGTTTCTGCCTGTGAGGGCGTGGTCTGGACAGATGGTGAACTTGAGCCGTCACTTTTTACGCTCGAAACCGCACAACTGCTCCAACAGACAGGCCCATGGGGGCAACAGTTTCCAGAGCCTGCGTTTGATGGCATTTTCGAAGTCCTTGAGCAGCGGCTGGTTGGGCAGCATCACTTAAAATTCACGCTCGCACATCCGTTAACGGGTGAGGCGCTCGATGCCATTGCCTTTGGAGTGGATACCAGCGTCTGGCCTAATCATCGGGCCACGCACATAGAAGCCGCCTTCAGGCTTGATGTGAATGTGTTTAGAAATCGAGCGCGTTTGCAGCTCATCATCGAAGCCTTTGAGGTAGCACCTGCCGCAGAGGTTGTTAAGCGTTATGGGGTAGCGCATGCCAGTGTCTGA
- the zapD gene encoding cell division protein ZapD gives MQNQTITFQVATHHLPKVALRLEYLLQSIEQACVEQHPVIHHYALKNLIEILKIIEKPELKSRFLKELMRIEHLVGRATPALPKTYAERLYQQILLLGHVSGRFGEGILHSPFLQSVKHAHLHQITEHAPHEPQLSVWLEGDISRREHDLHQWNGQLQTLRDTIYIYLTILRDNAQFSRIDLYSGFYQRQLPTRPCCHLVLVRMDKGAQVVPKIQMGHHGLTLRLLDISSLREVQHIPAVVDLAVCQL, from the coding sequence ATGCAAAACCAGACCATCACTTTTCAAGTGGCCACCCATCATCTGCCAAAAGTAGCGCTGCGGCTTGAATACCTTTTGCAATCCATTGAACAGGCCTGCGTGGAACAGCATCCAGTCATCCATCATTATGCCCTGAAAAATCTGATTGAAATTTTAAAAATCATTGAAAAACCAGAGTTAAAAAGCCGTTTTCTCAAAGAACTGATGCGCATTGAGCATCTGGTCGGCCGCGCCACCCCTGCTCTTCCAAAAACATACGCTGAAAGGCTATATCAGCAGATACTGCTCCTTGGACATGTCTCAGGCCGCTTTGGCGAGGGCATTTTGCATTCGCCCTTTTTACAATCCGTCAAACACGCTCATCTTCATCAAATTACCGAACACGCCCCGCACGAACCTCAGCTGTCCGTCTGGCTTGAGGGTGATATATCAAGGCGGGAGCATGACCTTCATCAGTGGAACGGGCAATTGCAGACGCTGCGCGACACGATTTACATTTATCTGACAATTCTGCGAGACAACGCACAATTTTCGCGCATTGATCTGTATTCAGGGTTTTATCAGCGTCAGCTGCCAACGCGCCCCTGCTGCCACCTTGTCCTCGTTCGCATGGATAAGGGTGCGCAGGTGGTGCCGAAAATACAAATGGGGCATCATGGCCTGACCTTGCGTCTTTTAGACATTTCAAGTCTGCGCGAAGTGCAGCATATACCAGCCGTTGTCGATTTGGCAGTTTGTCAGTTGTAA
- a CDS encoding (deoxy)nucleoside triphosphate pyrophosphohydrolase: MRVVVALIFNAAGEVLIARRPLEKSHGGLWEFPGGKVEAGESDEAACVREIREEVGLQVLETEFLGSVNHQYGSFSVNLQVFRVTRFKGVAQRLENQPELLWVSPSKLDAFTFPEANHAVMRLCPELLAADILK; this comes from the coding sequence ATGAGGGTTGTGGTTGCTTTAATTTTTAACGCGGCGGGAGAGGTACTGATTGCCCGCCGTCCACTCGAAAAAAGCCACGGTGGGTTGTGGGAGTTTCCGGGCGGCAAGGTGGAAGCGGGAGAGTCTGATGAGGCAGCCTGCGTGCGTGAAATACGGGAAGAGGTGGGGCTTCAGGTCCTTGAGACTGAATTCCTTGGAAGCGTTAATCACCAGTACGGTTCATTTTCTGTTAATCTGCAAGTGTTTCGTGTCACCCGCTTTAAAGGAGTCGCCCAACGCCTTGAAAATCAGCCCGAACTCCTTTGGGTGAGTCCCTCAAAGCTTGATGCCTTTACTTTTCCTGAAGCCAATCATGCCGTTATGCGGTTGTGCCCTGAATTACTGGCTGCAGATATTCTCAAGTAG
- the coaE gene encoding dephospho-CoA kinase (Dephospho-CoA kinase (CoaE) performs the final step in coenzyme A biosynthesis.) yields MSLFCVGLTGNIGSGKSTVASMFAQLGISVSDADQAARALTLPRTPELRAITEHFGASVLREDGSLNRETLRARVFADAKERQWLEHLLHPAIRRMLEEDARNAPSPYCIVEIPLLYDKAPYPWISRVLLVVAGVQQQMERLNVQRRQSHDETRAILASQPDEAQRRLLADDVLENDTTLEALREKVLTLHHRYLDMAKNCGQSPDNA; encoded by the coding sequence ATGTCTCTTTTTTGTGTGGGTCTTACCGGGAACATTGGCAGTGGCAAGTCGACCGTTGCCTCCATGTTCGCACAACTTGGCATCTCGGTGTCTGATGCTGACCAGGCGGCGCGGGCCCTGACTTTGCCGAGGACTCCTGAGCTTCGGGCAATCACCGAGCATTTTGGCGCATCGGTATTGCGGGAAGACGGCTCTCTAAACCGTGAAACGCTGCGTGCGCGTGTGTTTGCAGATGCAAAAGAACGTCAATGGCTCGAGCACCTTCTGCACCCGGCCATTCGCCGTATGCTCGAAGAGGATGCGCGCAATGCACCGTCACCTTACTGCATCGTAGAAATTCCTCTCCTCTATGATAAAGCACCTTATCCATGGATATCGCGGGTCTTGCTGGTGGTGGCTGGTGTTCAGCAGCAGATGGAACGCCTTAACGTTCAGAGACGGCAATCCCATGATGAGACACGTGCCATTCTTGCATCCCAGCCCGATGAGGCGCAACGGCGCTTGCTTGCTGATGATGTTCTTGAGAACGATACAACCCTTGAAGCACTGCGCGAGAAGGTGCTGACTCTTCATCATCGATATCTCGATATGGCAAAAAATTGCGGTCAATCGCCTGATAACGCATGA
- the secA gene encoding preprotein translocase subunit SecA produces the protein MLNTLMKKVFGSRNERTLRRMQRMVEAINALEAPTKALSDAALAAKTSEFRERLAGGQALDSLLPEAFAVVREVSSRTLGLRHFDVQMIGGMVLHEGNIAEMRTGEGKTLVSTLPAYLNALSGEGVHVVTVNDYLAKRDSQWMKPIYDFLGLTVGVIYPDMSHTEKQAAYRADIVYGTNNEFGFDYLRDNMAFGLEDKVQRVLNFAIVDEVDSILIDEARTPLIISGAAEGSSALYVKINALIPLLKKQETEGDGGHYTLDEKQKQAHLTEEGHQQIEAMLAEANLLTPGESLYHASNILLMHHVNAALRAHTMFHRDVDYIVRDNQVVIVDEHTGRTMSGRRWSEGLHQAMEAKEGLPVQHENQTLASITFQNFFRLYNKLAGMTGTADTEAYEFQQIYNLEVVVIPTNKPMQRRDEGDLVYMGQKDKFEAIIEDVRDCIKRNQPVLVGTASIEASEYLSHLLTAAKIRHQVLNAKFHEKEAQIVAEAGRPGAVTIATNMAGRGTDIVLGGSLAAELTALPDDADEAMRAKVREDWQRRHDAVVEGGGLRIIGSERHESRRIDNQLRGRAGRQGDPGSSRFYLSLEDTLMRIFASERVASIMRRFGMKPGEPIEHPMVTRAIENAQRKLEGHNFDVRKQLLQYDNVANDQRRVIYAQRSAIMGMSDLSEVITGMRDEVLENVVCSYMPRQSLEDQWDIPGLMQTLADDFALRIPVSEWIEADHHIQTEQVLERIQAQCAEEYAKKESLAGREVMAQFEKSILLQTLDSQWREHLAAMDHLRQGIHLRGYAQKDPRQEYKREAFTLFTSMLDALKYDVIRLLCSVQIQSQDNADMVEEQRRAERLQGVQYRHADSLENSESQTESGTIRRSGKKVGRNDPCPCGSGKKFKSCHGTLA, from the coding sequence ATGCTCAATACCTTGATGAAGAAAGTGTTTGGAAGCCGAAACGAGCGCACCTTGCGGCGCATGCAACGGATGGTAGAAGCCATAAACGCGCTGGAAGCACCGACTAAAGCGCTCAGTGATGCGGCACTGGCGGCTAAAACGTCTGAATTTCGTGAGCGTCTTGCCGGCGGGCAGGCGCTTGATTCGCTATTGCCTGAAGCGTTTGCGGTAGTGCGTGAAGTGTCATCCCGCACACTTGGTCTTCGTCATTTTGATGTACAGATGATTGGCGGCATGGTGCTGCATGAGGGCAACATCGCTGAAATGCGCACCGGTGAGGGGAAAACGCTTGTTTCCACATTACCCGCCTACCTGAACGCTCTGAGCGGAGAGGGCGTGCATGTCGTTACGGTTAACGATTATCTCGCAAAGCGCGACAGCCAGTGGATGAAGCCCATTTATGACTTCCTCGGCCTCACCGTGGGCGTTATTTATCCTGACATGAGCCACACTGAAAAGCAGGCGGCGTATCGCGCGGATATCGTGTACGGTACCAATAACGAATTTGGCTTTGACTACCTGCGCGATAACATGGCCTTTGGCCTTGAAGATAAAGTACAGCGCGTGCTTAATTTCGCGATTGTCGATGAAGTGGATTCCATTCTGATTGACGAGGCGCGTACGCCACTCATTATTTCCGGTGCCGCTGAAGGCAGTTCGGCGCTTTATGTCAAAATCAATGCGCTGATTCCGCTTCTGAAAAAGCAGGAAACAGAAGGGGATGGCGGTCATTATACGCTCGATGAGAAGCAAAAACAGGCACACCTTACCGAAGAAGGTCACCAGCAGATAGAAGCGATGCTTGCTGAAGCGAACCTTCTTACACCAGGTGAGAGCCTGTATCATGCGAGCAACATTCTCCTGATGCACCATGTGAATGCAGCACTCAGAGCGCACACCATGTTCCACCGCGATGTCGATTACATTGTGCGTGATAATCAGGTGGTTATTGTCGATGAGCACACCGGGCGCACCATGTCCGGGCGTCGCTGGTCAGAAGGCCTGCATCAGGCGATGGAAGCGAAAGAAGGACTGCCGGTGCAGCACGAGAACCAGACGCTCGCCTCCATTACCTTCCAGAACTTTTTCAGGCTTTATAACAAGCTCGCAGGCATGACCGGTACGGCCGACACCGAAGCCTATGAATTTCAGCAAATCTATAACCTTGAAGTGGTGGTGATTCCTACCAATAAGCCCATGCAGCGCCGCGATGAGGGGGATTTGGTCTATATGGGGCAGAAGGATAAGTTTGAGGCCATCATTGAAGACGTTCGTGATTGCATCAAGCGAAACCAGCCGGTACTCGTAGGAACAGCTTCCATTGAAGCCTCCGAGTATTTGAGCCATCTGTTAACGGCGGCAAAAATCCGCCACCAGGTGCTCAACGCCAAATTCCACGAAAAAGAAGCGCAGATTGTGGCAGAAGCCGGCCGCCCCGGGGCGGTGACCATCGCCACCAATATGGCGGGTCGAGGAACAGACATCGTGCTTGGCGGCAGTCTTGCAGCAGAACTTACCGCATTGCCTGACGATGCCGATGAGGCCATGCGCGCCAAAGTCCGCGAAGACTGGCAGCGCCGCCACGATGCAGTCGTTGAGGGCGGTGGACTTCGCATCATCGGCTCTGAACGCCACGAGTCGCGCCGCATCGATAATCAGCTTCGCGGACGTGCCGGCCGACAGGGCGACCCCGGAAGCAGCCGATTTTACCTGTCGCTCGAAGATACATTGATGCGCATATTTGCCTCCGAGCGGGTGGCTTCCATCATGCGCCGTTTCGGCATGAAGCCCGGTGAGCCGATTGAGCACCCCATGGTGACGCGTGCCATTGAAAATGCCCAGCGTAAGCTTGAGGGGCATAACTTTGACGTGCGAAAGCAGCTGTTGCAGTACGATAACGTGGCAAACGATCAGCGCCGTGTGATATACGCGCAGCGAAGCGCCATTATGGGCATGAGCGATTTGTCGGAAGTGATTACCGGCATGCGTGATGAGGTGCTTGAAAATGTCGTCTGCAGTTACATGCCGCGCCAGAGCCTTGAAGATCAATGGGATATCCCGGGGCTCATGCAGACCCTTGCGGATGATTTTGCCCTGCGCATACCAGTAAGCGAATGGATTGAGGCCGACCACCATATTCAGACTGAGCAGGTGTTAGAGCGGATACAGGCGCAGTGTGCGGAAGAATACGCGAAAAAAGAAAGCCTTGCCGGGCGTGAGGTGATGGCGCAGTTTGAGAAATCCATTCTCCTGCAGACGCTTGACAGTCAGTGGCGTGAGCATCTTGCCGCGATGGATCACCTGCGCCAGGGCATACACCTTCGCGGATATGCGCAGAAAGATCCGCGCCAGGAATACAAGCGTGAAGCCTTTACGCTCTTTACCAGCATGCTGGATGCGCTGAAGTATGACGTCATTCGACTGCTTTGCAGCGTGCAGATTCAATCGCAGGATAATGCTGATATGGTCGAAGAACAGCGGCGCGCCGAGCGTCTTCAGGGGGTACAATACCGGCATGCGGACAGTCTGGAAAACTCTGAATCTCAGACTGAATCGGGGACTATTCGTAGAAGTGGCAAAAAAGTGGGGCGTAACGACCCATGTCCCTGCGGTTCTGGCAAGAAATTTAAGTCCTGCCACGGAACGCTTGCATGA
- the dusA gene encoding tRNA dihydrouridine(20/20a) synthase DusA, translated as MPVSDALHAKLSVAPMIDWTNVHFRYLMRLLSPSALLYTEMQTVGAIFHNPARALARHPDERPVALQLGGSDPEKLARAAKLGEAAGFDEINLNLGCPSDKVQAGQFGACLMRDKGRVSECIRAMADAVSIPVTAKTRIGIDEDDSYAFFQDFVGMLVDSGIKKLIVHARKAWLHGLNPKQNRTIPPLHPDYAWRIRAEIAPVPVVINGNITTVDSTREHLEHVDGVMVGRLVCQHPWGLALLHQSLHPEWHMPTRTAVADAYITYLLTSPLATDVPRGVLVKPIMNLAHGLPGAKRWKEAIMELRGGDFAEGLYAALRVMEVLEGA; from the coding sequence ATGCCAGTGTCTGATGCGTTACACGCAAAGCTCTCTGTAGCTCCAATGATTGACTGGACAAACGTCCATTTCAGGTATCTGATGCGCCTGCTCTCGCCCTCGGCACTGTTATACACCGAAATGCAGACCGTTGGCGCCATTTTTCACAACCCCGCTCGAGCGCTTGCGCGTCATCCCGATGAGCGTCCTGTAGCGCTGCAACTGGGTGGTTCAGACCCAGAAAAGCTCGCGCGCGCGGCAAAACTTGGAGAGGCCGCGGGATTTGATGAAATTAACTTAAACCTCGGCTGTCCGAGTGATAAGGTACAGGCCGGCCAGTTTGGTGCCTGCCTCATGCGTGATAAGGGGCGCGTATCTGAATGCATTCGCGCGATGGCAGATGCCGTGTCGATTCCTGTCACGGCCAAAACCCGCATTGGCATTGACGAAGATGACAGCTACGCTTTTTTTCAGGATTTTGTCGGCATGCTGGTAGACTCCGGCATTAAAAAGCTCATCGTGCATGCACGAAAGGCCTGGCTTCATGGTTTGAATCCTAAGCAAAACCGCACCATCCCGCCGCTGCATCCCGATTACGCCTGGCGCATTCGCGCAGAAATTGCACCAGTTCCTGTGGTTATTAACGGGAATATCACGACTGTTGACAGTACACGCGAGCACCTTGAGCATGTCGATGGCGTCATGGTTGGTCGTCTTGTCTGCCAGCATCCCTGGGGGCTTGCCCTCCTGCACCAGTCCCTCCATCCCGAATGGCACATGCCGACACGCACAGCGGTGGCCGATGCCTACATTACCTATCTTCTGACGTCCCCCCTCGCTACCGATGTGCCTCGCGGAGTTTTGGTAAAGCCCATTATGAACCTGGCACACGGGCTCCCCGGTGCAAAACGCTGGAAAGAAGCGATTATGGAGCTGCGAGGCGGAGACTTTGCCGAGGGGCTTTATGCTGCACTTCGTGTCATGGAGGTGCTTGAGGGGGCATAA
- a CDS encoding HD domain-containing phosphohydrolase → MRKLSLYCTLGCIFLGLLGLLGRLYGIVALSQVSESYVAIAPSTAIAFILIGCVILINMNYNENPVIRRASLLILLLVMLHGLTVVLSYYTDTNLQIEQLLYSDSFKSLDSGFMSPATGVFFLLTGFSLFVLLSTLSLFKSNLIWMRLSETSAFIALIGSTAFLLSYLYGTPFLYQYRVIPVAISTAIGFMFLSCAIITLNTYSYFFAAFTGDNVASIIMRHFLPFSMAVFIASSFGIDFIKENMRMNAAFPSAIILTTSTFLIFIISSYIAKLLGNLIEKLQKEKKELDKELIANRNLLKMSIESAKVGIWEYDIKNDTATVSENLNQIFGEAPDKKWTFTGFISSIYPEDRKKIIERYNSIMSSMKRDSFRIQCRKYWPDQTLHWYEIFGEINHIGTASEKASFRGALIDITEKKLAAEEVENFFNLPKTFNIICDIEGNIINVNETFQSLTGYSAEDLKDKNIADFLHLNKVISIDDIIKDLVQRMTPKYFTARLKSKEGDYLDVSWTSSASIASGQIYFTGIDNTLYIKSQKALESVLLRTIEAITLTVEKRDPYTSGHMNKVATIAVAIAHEMGLPEDKIEGIRIGASIHDIGKIYIPAEILNRPGKLSMQEYELIKTHPQVGYEIIKNIDFPWPVKEMIMQHHEKLDGSGYPSGLKGEQIIIEAQIIAVADAIEAITSLRPYRAAQSLKEGIAVLTAGRGTLFNADAVDACLKLINEGKLTF, encoded by the coding sequence ATGCGAAAGTTAAGTCTGTATTGCACCTTAGGTTGTATTTTTTTAGGACTACTTGGTCTTCTGGGACGCCTGTACGGTATCGTTGCATTATCTCAAGTTTCGGAAAGTTATGTTGCAATCGCACCCAGCACTGCAATTGCATTTATACTCATTGGGTGCGTCATTCTTATCAACATGAATTACAATGAAAACCCGGTTATAAGACGCGCATCTCTCCTGATACTCCTTTTGGTAATGCTGCACGGATTAACGGTTGTTTTAAGTTATTACACCGATACAAATCTCCAAATTGAACAGTTACTATATTCTGACAGTTTTAAATCACTGGATTCTGGATTTATGTCTCCGGCAACCGGTGTGTTTTTTTTGTTAACAGGCTTTTCGCTCTTTGTCCTACTGTCCACGTTAAGTTTATTTAAAAGCAATCTGATATGGATGCGGCTCTCGGAGACTTCTGCGTTTATCGCATTAATCGGCTCAACAGCATTCCTTTTATCCTATTTATACGGCACTCCATTTCTTTATCAATATCGTGTCATTCCTGTGGCAATCAGTACAGCCATAGGCTTCATGTTTCTATCATGTGCGATAATTACCCTGAATACCTACAGCTATTTTTTCGCTGCATTTACGGGTGACAATGTCGCAAGCATCATCATGCGGCATTTTCTTCCCTTTTCAATGGCCGTATTCATCGCCTCCTCTTTTGGCATCGATTTTATCAAAGAAAACATGCGTATGAATGCCGCATTTCCTTCAGCGATTATCCTGACAACATCCACTTTTTTAATTTTTATAATCTCAAGTTATATTGCAAAATTACTTGGAAATTTAATTGAAAAGCTTCAAAAAGAAAAGAAAGAGCTTGATAAGGAGCTTATCGCTAATAGAAATTTACTTAAAATGAGCATTGAAAGCGCGAAAGTCGGTATTTGGGAATATGATATTAAAAATGACACGGCCACAGTCAGTGAAAACCTCAACCAAATTTTTGGTGAGGCTCCTGATAAAAAATGGACATTCACTGGATTCATTTCCTCTATTTACCCAGAAGACAGAAAGAAAATAATCGAAAGATATAACTCTATTATGTCTTCAATGAAACGCGATTCATTTCGCATTCAATGTCGCAAATACTGGCCAGACCAAACACTGCACTGGTATGAAATATTTGGAGAAATCAATCATATAGGAACTGCATCAGAGAAGGCCAGCTTCCGCGGTGCATTGATTGATATTACAGAAAAAAAACTCGCCGCCGAAGAGGTTGAAAATTTCTTTAATTTACCGAAAACATTTAACATTATTTGCGACATAGAAGGAAACATAATTAATGTAAACGAAACTTTTCAATCGCTAACAGGTTATTCCGCGGAAGATTTAAAAGATAAAAATATTGCAGATTTTCTTCATTTGAACAAGGTAATTTCCATCGATGATATTATTAAAGACCTTGTTCAGCGAATGACACCAAAGTATTTTACTGCGAGGTTAAAGAGCAAAGAAGGCGATTACCTTGATGTCTCCTGGACAAGTTCAGCATCAATCGCTTCAGGACAAATCTATTTTACCGGTATAGATAACACCTTGTATATAAAATCTCAAAAAGCACTTGAAAGCGTCCTTTTAAGAACCATTGAAGCCATTACCTTAACGGTTGAAAAAAGAGACCCGTATACTTCTGGCCATATGAACAAAGTTGCCACTATTGCGGTTGCAATTGCGCATGAAATGGGCTTGCCTGAGGACAAAATCGAAGGCATTCGCATAGGAGCTTCCATTCATGATATCGGGAAAATATATATCCCTGCAGAAATACTGAACCGTCCAGGAAAATTATCCATGCAGGAGTATGAGCTCATTAAGACGCACCCTCAGGTAGGATATGAAATCATCAAGAACATTGACTTTCCATGGCCTGTAAAAGAAATGATTATGCAGCACCATGAAAAGCTCGATGGCAGCGGCTACCCCAGTGGATTAAAGGGCGAACAAATAATTATCGAGGCTCAAATCATCGCGGTTGCCGATGCCATAGAAGCCATTACTTCGCTCAGGCCCTATCGAGCGGCCCAGTCGCTTAAAGAAGGCATTGCTGTATTAACTGCCGGCAGAGGCACGCTTTTTAACGCTGATGCGGTTGATGCCTGCCTGAAGCTTATTAATGAGGGCAAACTCACATTTTAA